The nucleotide window CGGTCATGCGTCGGTTCATCGCATCACTCCTGGGCGGGTGGGGTACTTGGCGATCCACTCGGCGACGGCCTCGGTCAGCCGATGCTGGTTGCTGCGCTTGACGATCTCATGACCTTCGTCGTCGAACATCAGCATCTCGGCGATCGCGCCGCGGGCCTGCAGTTCGGCGACGATCTGTTGCGATTCGCTGACCGGCACGTTGGTGTCGTGTGCACCGTGGACCACGAGCAGCGGTGCCCGCATGTCGTCGATGCGGTGGATGGGGGACAGGTCGGCGAGCAGTTCGCGATCCGAGTCGGGATGGCCGTACTTGGTGTACGCGGCGACGGCGATCCACGGCTCGGTGTTGCGGAAGAACGACTCGAGGTCACTCATGCCGCAGATGGCGATCCCCGCCGCGAACAGGTCGGGGTGGAAGGTCAGGCACGCCAGGGTCAGATAGCCGCCGTAGGAGCGGCCGGAGCAGAACACCGAGTCCGGATCGGCGATTCCCTGCCGGCACAGGAACTCCGCGCAGTCCGCGGCGTCGTCGATACCCGCGTAGCGGCCGTACCGGTCGTCGGCATGGGAGAACAGCCGGCCGTAGCCCGACGAGCCGCGGACGTTGGGGGCGAAGACGGTGATCCCGGCGTCGACGAGGGGACCGAACAGGAACTGGTAGTCGGGTCGCGTCTGGCCCTCGGGGCCGCCGTGGAAGTAGAGCAGCGTCGGGCTGGGCCGCTCGTCGCGCTCCTTCTTCACGGGTCGATAGAGAAAGCCGGAGAGCGGCATGCCATCTCGCGCGAAGAACTCCACGAGTTCGGGGCGGAGGAGGCTCGACGGACCTGTGCCGGTGACGACGTCGTCGCGGACCGCGGTCACCTCGCGGGTCGCGGTGTGGATGAGGTGAACCAGCGGGGAGTGCTGTGGGCTCGACACGGTCACCGACACCACCGTCCCCGCCGCGCTGATCGACAGGTCATGGGCCACCTCGCCGGGGAGATCGATCGGCGGCTGCAGCGTCTGGTCGGGCAGTGTCAGAATCTGCAACTCGCTGCGGCCCTTCACATTCCACAAGAGGGCGACGGTGGACTGGTCGTGGCTGACGGCGAACTCGTCGAGCCCGACGTCGACGCGCTGCGCCATCACCCGGAACCGCACGCCGAACTTGCTGACCTCGACGCCGAGGAGCCGGGGGAACTTCGCGTCGAAGTCGCTGCGCACCAGGGCCTGAACGCTGTCGAGGTCGCGGATGGGTTCGGCGGGTGAGGGGACGAACACCAGCGAGGCGTGGTCGAAGCCCTGGTCGAGTACGTAGCCCTGATCGGTCACGGCACCGGGGTCCTGCGGCAGGAGCGGGGTCATGGTGACCTCGTCGTCGGGCGCGTCCGGGTGGCGACGCAGCAGCAGCATGTCGTGATAGCCGCGCGGTCCGACCCGAACGAGCGTCGCGCCCTTCCACGAGTCGATCAACTCGCTGCCGACGCGTAGGTCGAGGGTCCGGGTGGTCTGCGTGCCGGGATGCACACGCAGCGCGTGGGTGGTGCCGTCGTGGTCGATCGCGGTGAGCAGCACCCAGTCGGTGTCCCAGCCGACGAGGCGGACGGTCCCGTACGACCTGCCGTCCGGCCGGGTGGCCGCGATCCGGTGCGCGGTGTCGTCGTCGGGGTCGGTGGTGACGACCCAGACCTGGTGGTGCTCACCGCCACTGGGCGCCATCTCGACGGCCAGCCACCGGCTGTCGGTGGAGTGCACGATCTTGCGGACCGGGCCGGTGGACCGCAGCTTCACCCATCGCAGGTCGCCGACACCGTCACGGGACAGCGAACGCTGTGCGGCACGCGGATACCCGTTGCCGTCGTCGACGATGTAGGCGAACGCACTCCCGTCGGGGAGAGCGAGGCGCCGTATGTCTTCCAACCGCGGTCGTCGAAACGCAGCATGGTCACCGTGGGGAATTCGCTTCCATGGTCTGGAGCCACATCTCGAGGAGGGCGATCTGCCACAGCTCGTTCCCGTCGAGTCGGGTGCGGATGCCGTTGGGATCGCCGAAGAGCTTCTCGAGTGCCTCGGGCCGATAGAGTCCTCGATCGACGGCCGACTGCGATCGCAGGGTGTCGGTGACGAGGTCGAGGACCCCGCCGGTCAGGTGGCGGATTCCCGGCACGGGGAAGTAGCCCTTGGTCCGGTCGATCACCGCCGAGGGCAGTAGTGCCCGGCTGGCCTCCTTGAGAACACCCTTGCCGCCCTGGGCGAGTTTGAGCTCGGCCGGACAGGTTGCGGCGAGTTCGACGAACTCGTGGTCGAGGAACGGCACCCGTGCCTCGAGTCCCCACGCCATCGTCATCGTGTCCACTCGCTTCACCGGATCGTCGACGAGCATGACGGTGGTGTCGAGTCGGAGAGCCGCGTCGACGGACGTGTCGGCTCCCGGCGCCGACTGATGCGCGTGGGCGAAGGCGAAGCTCGGGTCGTAGCCGGCCTCGAGGAGGTACTCGTCGGCGAGGATGCTGCGGACGTCGGCGTCGTCACGGTCGAAGAAGACGTTCGCGTAGGCGCGCGTCGTGTCCGCTCGCGGCACACCCCGCAGCGGCGGATACCAGCTGTAGCCGCCGAGGATCTCGTCGGCGCCCTGCCCCGACTGGACCACCTTGATCGACTTGCTGACCTCCTGCGACAGCAGATAGAAGGCCACGCAGTCGTGGCTGACCATCGGCTCGCCCATCGCCGCGACGGTGTCGGGGATGGCGGGAAGCAACCGGTCGGTGCCGATGTGGATCTTGTGGTGGTCGGTCGCGAAGGTGTCGGCGATCAGGTCGGAGTAGGCGTACTCGTCGCCGGACTCTCCTGCGGCCGAATCGAATCCGATGCTGAAAGTGGCGAGGTCGGTCTGTCCCTGCTCGGCGAGCAGTGCGACCACGAGTGACGAGTCGACACCGCCGGACAGGAGCACGCCGACCGGGACGTCGGCGACCATGCGGCGCCTGACCGAGGTGCGCAGCGAGTCCAGGAGTTCGGCGTGCCATCGCTGTTCGTCCCAGTCGGCACGGTCGGGATGGGGCGCGAAGGTCGGCTCCCAGTACTTCCGCTCGGTGCGGCGGCCGTCGGGGTGGATCGTCATGACCGTGGCGGGCGGCAGCTTGCGGATGCCGTTGTAGATGGTGTGCGGCGCGGGGACCACCGCGTGGAAGCTGAAATAGTGGTGCAGCGCAACACGATCGATCGAGGTGTCGACGTCACCGGCGCGGAGCAGTGCCTGCACCGACGAGGCGAACCGCAGCCGTCCCGGCGTGTCGGCCAGATACAGCGGCTTGATCCCCAGGCGGTCGCGCCCGAGGGTCACGACGCCGGTGTCGGTGTCGACGATCGCGAACGCGAACATGCCGATGAAGTGGTCCACGCAGTCGGGACCCCACGCGTGGAAGGCCTTGAGGATCACCTCGCTGTCGGCGTGCGAGAAGAAGCTGTAGCCCTTCGCCTCGAGCTCCGCCCGCAACTCGTGGTGGTTGTAGATGCACCCGTTGAAGACGAGTGCCAGTCCCAGGGCCGGGTCGATCATCGGCTGGCTGCCCTTCTCGGACAGGTCGATGATCTTCAGGCGCCGATGCCCGAGAGCGACAGCCCCTTTGGCGAAGACGCCGCTGCCGTCGGGGCCACGTCGCGTCATCTCGCAGGTCATCGCGTCGACGGCCGACACATCGGGCACGCTGCCGTCGAAACGGATTTCGCCGCAGATTCCGCACATGATCTCTGTCCTCCTGCTCGGTGGCGCCTGTCGGTCGGTTCCCCGTCGATACCGTCCTTCTTCGATACTGCCGCACTCCAGGGGTGGACTCCGGATCTTGCGCGCTCCGGGAGGGGCGGCGTCGAGCGCGGGGTCACCTCTCACCCTAAGAGCATCACCGTCGGGTGGCAGGCCGAGACGCCGGTCGCCGGAATGGCCCGGCGCGACAGGCGAGCTGTGGCTACGATCTGGCTGGCGGAGGAGGAACTTTGTTCGCACAGGTCAAGCGCCGGCTCGGCGCGATCGTCGGTGTCGTCGTCGGAACGCTGTGCGCGATGGTGGCGGGTGTGGCGCCCGCGCCGGCATCGGCGGCCCCACAGGGGTATGCGCCGGGACCGGGGTGCGCGTGGCAGTTGATGTCGAACAGCACCGACCTCAATGTCGCCTTCCCCGACGCCAATGCGACGTACTGGGTGTTGCCGTACGCGCTCGGCCCGGGGGATTCGATCCGACTGTCGGGAACCTTCCCCGCCGCCCGGTACTTCTCGCTGAACACCTACGGCACCGACCTCGACACCGTCGACACGCTGCGTGACAACCAGATCCGGCCCGACGCGGGCAGCGTCAACCCGTTCGCCGCGCCGGTCGCGTTGCCGCCGGCGTCGAAGCGGACCTGGCATGCGACGGTCGTGCCCGGCGCCGCCGACCGCTCCCGCAACGAGATCCGCGGACTTCCCGCCGGCGGACAGGCCGTGCCGGTCGGCTTCCTGATCGTCCGGATCTACGTCCCCGACGACCCGAACTCACCGAACGGCGGCGTCACCCTGCCGAACGTGACCTTCTCGATCGCCGGGCGGTCGGTCCCCGTCGCACCTTGTGCGCAGCCGTTCGATCCGCGCGACTACAACGGACCGATCGCGCAGGCGCTCACCAAGGTCTTCGACGACGCGATCGGCAACGCGGCGGCGGCGTCGCTCCCCGGGAACGCCCGGGAGGCGACCTTCGTCAACCCGGCCAGCACGTCGGGTCTGTTCCCGAACGGCGACAACAAGTACATCGGATCGCTGCTCACCTATCAGCCGGGACGTGTCGCGGTGATCCGCGGCAAGGCCCCGACCTTCCCCGACACCCGCGCCGGGCAGTCGCCCGCCACCCCCGGCGAACAACTCCGGTACTGGTCGATGTGCCAGAACGACAAGGTGACGCCGTACCCGGTCGTCGCGTGCGCGGCCGATCACACGACCCGGGTCGACGCCGACGGCTATTACACCTACGTGGTCGCCGCGCCGTCGGATCTGACGCCGTCGCAGGTGGCCGGCTCCGACCTGACCGTCATCCCCTGGGGCAGCACGTCGGTACAGAAGGTGGTGTTCCTCCGCAACATGCTGCCGTCGGAGCAGTTCTACCCGGACAGCGTGCAGGCGTCGCAGGCGAACAAGAGCGATCCCGCGTCGAGCATGGGGCCCTACTACCCGCGCGCCACCTACTGCGCGGCGGAAACGCTGCGCGCATCCGGTTGGCAGGCCTGCTACCGGTAGCTACTTGGGCGTCACCCAGGTGGTGATGTCGCAGTGGACGACCTCGACACCCTTGGTGTCGACGATGCTCACCGACACCGTGACGTCGGTCCCGGTCGTGATGGCGTCGAAGTCGACGTCGTCGGCGAGGCGCGCCTCGGCGGTGAGCCGAGTGGTCGCCTTGGTCAGGTAGGCGGTCTGCATCGCCTTGGGAATCCAGCGGTGCGAGGTCGGGGTGGTCGCCTCCATCAGCACGCCCATCGCGGCTTCGGCCAGGTTGCACGCGGCGATCGCGTGGAACGTGCCGATGTGGTTGTGGACGCCGAACCAGTTGGGTGCGGTGACCCTGGCGTAGCCCGGCTCCATCTCCTGGACGAGAGGCAGGACGGTCCCGAAGTACGGGGCCTTCGCGACCAGGCCGAGTGAGAACAGCACGTTCCCGAGAGCATTGTCGGGAAGCTTCTTGCGCAGGGCGTAGGTGGAGCTGATGGAGGACATGCGCGAATATTACTCATGAGTCAGTTCGTGCGTGGACCCGCGTCCGCAGGGTGTGACGAGGTCGGATTTGAATCGGGACCCGCCTCTGTTGCATACTTGTCGGGTTGCCTTGACCGGCGGACGCACGTTGCACTGTGTGCCGACACCGCGGAAGCCGTCAGGTGAATGACTCCCAGGCCCGGTTTACGGGGACTGGGCGTGTAACGCGTGCTCCGAATCAGGTTCACGGACTCGACACGCCCGACCGCGGGTGCCGGAGCAAACCGGCTCGTACCAGCGACGAGCCAACGTACAACGACAGATGAACAGCGTCGATTGCCGAATCTCACACGGTGGTCATGTGCTCAGCCGGCGAGAGCCTGCCCTGGTCACGCGGTGTTTGTCTGTCGAGAACAACTGACGGAAGAGGACACAGCGTGGCGGGACAGAAGATCCGCATCAGGCTCAAGGCCTACGACCACGAGGCGATCGACGCTTCGGCGCGCAAGATCGTGGAAACCGTGACCCGTACGGGTGCACGTGTCGTTGGCCCGGTGCCGTTGCCCACCGAGAAGAACGTGTACTGCGTCATCCGTTCGCCGCACAAGTACAAGGACAGCCGCGAACATTTCGAGATGCGTACACACAAGCGACTCATCGACATCCTCGACCCGACCCCGAAGACGGTCGACGCGCTCATGCGCATCGACCTGCCGGCCAGTGTCGACGTCAACATCCAGTAGGACGGGGACGAGATAAATCATGAGTAATCAGAGTTCATCCAAGGGCATCCTGGGTACCAAGCTCGGTATGACCCAGGTATTCGACGAGAACAACCGGGTCGTCCCGGTCACGGTCATCCAGGCCGGACCGAACGTGATCACCCAGCTCCGTACGCAGGATCGTGACGGCTACACCGCCGTCCAGATCGCCTACGGCGCCATCGATCCCCGCAAGGTGACCAAGCCGGTCGCCGGTCAGTTCGAGAAGGCCGGGGTCACCCCGCGCCGCCACCTGGCCGAGATCCGCGTCAACGACGTCAGCGAGTTCGAGATCGGTCAGGAACTGACCGCCGAGATCTTCGCCGACGGCGCGCTGGTCGACGTCACCGGCACCTCGAAGGGCAAGGGTTTCGCCGGCGTCATGAAGCGCCACGGCTTCGCCGGTCTGGGCGCCAGCCACGGCGCTCACCGCGTGCACCGCGCACCGGGCTCGATCGGTGGCTGCGCCACCCCGGGTCGCGTGTTCAAGGGCATGCGGATGGCCGGTCGAATGGGTAACGACAAGGTGACCACGCAGAACCTCACCGTCCACAAGGTGGACGCCGAGGCCGGCCTGCTGCTGATCAAGGGAGCGATCCCGGGTCGCAAGGGCGGCATCGTGGTGGTCCGCGACGCAGTGAAGGGTGGTGCGAAGTAATGAGCACCGAGACCACGACCAAATTGACGCTGGACGTCAAGACCGCCGACGGCAAGACCAACGGAACCGTTGATCTGCCCGCCGCGCTGTTCGACGCCCCCGCCAACATCGCGCTGATGCACCAGGTCGTCGTGGCCCAGCAGGCCGCGGCTCGCCAGGGCACGCACTCCACCAAGACCCGCGGCGAGGTTCGCGGCGGTGGCGCCAAGCCGTACCGCCAGAAGGGCACCGGCCGTGCACGCCAGGGCTCGACCCGCGCACCGCAGTTCGCCGGTGGTGGCACCGTCCACGGCCCGCAGCCGCGCGACTACAGCCAGCGCACCCCCAAGAAGATGAAGGCCGCCGCCCTCCGCGGTGCGCTGAGCGATCGCGCTCGCAACGAGCGCATCCACGTGATCACCGAACTGGTTGCGGGACAGGCTCCCTCGACCAAGTCGGCTCGCGAGTTCCTGGAGAGCCTCTCGGATCGTCGCAAGTT belongs to Gordonia westfalica and includes:
- a CDS encoding N-acetylglutaminylglutamine amidotransferase; protein product: MCGICGEIRFDGSVPDVSAVDAMTCEMTRRGPDGSGVFAKGAVALGHRRLKIIDLSEKGSQPMIDPALGLALVFNGCIYNHHELRAELEAKGYSFFSHADSEVILKAFHAWGPDCVDHFIGMFAFAIVDTDTGVVTLGRDRLGIKPLYLADTPGRLRFASSVQALLRAGDVDTSIDRVALHHYFSFHAVVPAPHTIYNGIRKLPPATVMTIHPDGRRTERKYWEPTFAPHPDRADWDEQRWHAELLDSLRTSVRRRMVADVPVGVLLSGGVDSSLVVALLAEQGQTDLATFSIGFDSAAGESGDEYAYSDLIADTFATDHHKIHIGTDRLLPAIPDTVAAMGEPMVSHDCVAFYLLSQEVSKSIKVVQSGQGADEILGGYSWYPPLRGVPRADTTRAYANVFFDRDDADVRSILADEYLLEAGYDPSFAFAHAHQSAPGADTSVDAALRLDTTVMLVDDPVKRVDTMTMAWGLEARVPFLDHEFVELAATCPAELKLAQGGKGVLKEASRALLPSAVIDRTKGYFPVPGIRHLTGGVLDLVTDTLRSQSAVDRGLYRPEALEKLFGDPNGIRTRLDGNELWQIALLEMWLQTMEANSPR
- the rplC gene encoding 50S ribosomal protein L3, coding for MSNQSSSKGILGTKLGMTQVFDENNRVVPVTVIQAGPNVITQLRTQDRDGYTAVQIAYGAIDPRKVTKPVAGQFEKAGVTPRRHLAEIRVNDVSEFEIGQELTAEIFADGALVDVTGTSKGKGFAGVMKRHGFAGLGASHGAHRVHRAPGSIGGCATPGRVFKGMRMAGRMGNDKVTTQNLTVHKVDAEAGLLLIKGAIPGRKGGIVVVRDAVKGGAK
- a CDS encoding hotdog fold domain-containing protein, yielding MSSISSTYALRKKLPDNALGNVLFSLGLVAKAPYFGTVLPLVQEMEPGYARVTAPNWFGVHNHIGTFHAIAACNLAEAAMGVLMEATTPTSHRWIPKAMQTAYLTKATTRLTAEARLADDVDFDAITTGTDVTVSVSIVDTKGVEVVHCDITTWVTPK
- the rpsJ gene encoding 30S ribosomal protein S10; this translates as MAGQKIRIRLKAYDHEAIDASARKIVETVTRTGARVVGPVPLPTEKNVYCVIRSPHKYKDSREHFEMRTHKRLIDILDPTPKTVDALMRIDLPASVDVNIQ
- the rplD gene encoding 50S ribosomal protein L4, translating into MSTETTTKLTLDVKTADGKTNGTVDLPAALFDAPANIALMHQVVVAQQAAARQGTHSTKTRGEVRGGGAKPYRQKGTGRARQGSTRAPQFAGGGTVHGPQPRDYSQRTPKKMKAAALRGALSDRARNERIHVITELVAGQAPSTKSAREFLESLSDRRKFLVVLGREDLTAWKSVANLQNVLPIAPDQLNTYDVLDSDEVVFSVETLNAFIEQNTADAKAAVEKTAEEA